The nucleotide sequence TGAACGCCTGCAGATTTTCAGACGTGGGTGTACAGTGTACTGCACTTAACAGCTATACGGCCGATAGTTCTCAAATAGTACAAAATATCGTCCATGTTCTGAATTGTTCCTTTGGCGACAATGCAGGCCACCATGGGATCTACGCCGTCAACCTTTTGATTTTGAAATCTTGACCAGTGGTATAGTTAAAAGTATTTGGTTGTCTATATGAAAACTATTGCCGGATTGTTTCTTATTATAAGCCATGGTTTTGTTTCCTGAGACTTTTTCGTAATAATATGTTTCTTTTTCTGATTAGTTTTATGGCATTACTAGTCAAAATCTTGCACCGAGGACAGCTAGAAGTCAAATCTACAGTTGTGGACAGAGGAGTAGAGTAGTACTACCTTGCCATTTCAATGTGGACGCTGCTGTTGTCAAAGACAAACGGTTCACATGATATTTGCCACTGACGTTGTTCTTATATATCACTAGTATAGATCTATCACTAGTATAGATCAAATCAATCGATGTATGGGGAGATGGAAAGGTTTGTTAAAGAATCATCTTTGTCTCCTACGTATGCTACATAAATGAGAAGAGTAGCATGGAAACGAAATGAAATGTGCACAGACAAGCATGTGAGGAGAAGAGAGCCCCATGCATCCCATATGCAAAGATCTCAATGTAGTCAAACAAACACACCTCATATGGAGTAGGGTGTATCATGTGCAGTGACACCCCTATTCCTATGCTTGTTGGACtacatacagactgaaatgagtgaacaaacatacTATAACGCGTGTCTATACATCCAAtttagaagaaaataaatagaacATCTTATAATTCAAAACGGAAGGAGTAACTAGGTAGGATATATTGTTCCTCTTTCTGGAGTATAATTTTGCTCGCATGAATTTGGATACTATAAAATTTTGCTTGCATGAACTCCCCTGGACGCAAATTAAAACAAAATAATTTCCAGAAAAAGCCTGTTATTCCAGTATTTTCACAAGGTCTACTACGTGTAGAAAAGAGGCAAACAAAATTAAGTTACATCCAAAGAAGCTCACAGTTAACGCTAAAGCTAGTACAACGGCCTCAACCAAAATATGGAACATTCTCATGCGTGATGGAGCTGTAGTCCGTGGAGCTCGACGCCGTGGCGTACACCGTGGTTGACGACGACGCGGAAGCCACAGGCCCCACCGCCGGCGCTGCTAGCCCCAGCGACCCAGCCGGCCGGTGGCCCCCGGCGGCGAGGAGCTGGGAGGCGTGCGAGGACGGGGGCACGTTGGGCACCGCggacgccgcggcggcggcggcagggcggtACCTGTGCTTGAGGATCTCGGCgcggacggcggcgagctcggcctcGAGGGCGTGCACCTGCTGCTGCAGGGTGAGGATGGCGCCCATGCAGCCGTAGACGGGATCGCGGAGCCGCAGGTTCGCCTCGTACACCAGGCTGTTGGCCGCGTCGCCGCGCTGGCTCTCGTGCACCTCCTGCATGCACGCGCACCAAGCTACGCGTTAAGTAGTACTATAGGACTATATCCCTGGAGCACTTCGATCGGTTCAACCTGTGTGGATTTCATTTTCATACGGATAGTTCAACTCAACTTTTATTTGGAAGGATTTGAGCTAACTGATGAAGTCACGCATCTCtcttcaaataaaagtaaaaggCAAAATGAAACAAAAGATGCACAAACATTGTACACTATTTGAGCTAACTTGATTTGGGGAGACTTCGATTTGGATTTGTGATTTTGGGATGCAAACATCGTGCACTATTTATACACTGTTGTTTAGAGATAACTTTTAGCATTTTTATGAGACGAAAGATGCACAGGCGAGACTCGAAATTATACACAAATCTCTAGTGATTAGTGATTATGCCCCAAACATAATGGAAAAGGAGAGGAGATCCAAGGGAATTTAGGGTTTTGGATCTGCAAGAACAGTCACTGCTGCCTTGGCTTGTGAGTTGTGACAGTACCACAAAAGAAATTCTCTTGTTAATAAAGGTTTCCAGAAATACCATGTCAACTAATGAAATGCTGCGAGATGTGAGGTATTCACAGTAATTATGCTATATCTCATAAAAATCAGTGGCACAAAACCAGTTCATTTCACGAGCTCGGAAGGGATAGAAGTAAGCTATGTTGAAAGTCAAAGAGCAAGCAAAATGGAGGGAAATAAGATTAAATTAGATTACCAGAAGCATCTTGGAGACGTTGCTGGCGCCGAAGACCTTGTGAACGGAGGCGAACTTGTGCGGCTCTAGCGGCGAGAAGAAAGGCGAGAAGGGGCACTCCTGCGCGCACCGCCGCCGGAGCAACTTGCACGCGGCACATGGGGTCATCGTGTTGAACGACGGTGTCGATCCTGGTCCGGCGCCTGCTGCAGGCAGGCTGCTACTCCTCCGTGCCGCCGCCATCATCCGGTCTGCCTCCGCCGCCGACTCACTCTTGATCTTCTTCCCTACATCATGGTCTTGCTGCCATTCACTGAAGAAGAAGATGTATATAGCATGAGATCACCAATTCACCATGGCTATAGCTAGGGTTCCAACTAATTCCATTGCCACACCCCGCCATGCACCATGGACACAACAAAGCTTGAGCAGAGGATTCTAACTAGAGACGGTGCATGAATTTAACTATTCCTAAATGATTTTTTTGATGATCTAGCTTGGTATTTCGGAAAGTAGCTTTGAGCTTTGAGCATACCTTGCAGTGGACATGAAGgcaagggagagagcagggggacaAGGGATGGAAGTGAGGTGCTTTGGAAAAAGTGTCTTCTAGGTTGTGTGTGTATGCCGCTTAgcttatgagagagagagagagagagagagagagagagagagagagagagagagagagagagagagagagagagagagagagagagagagagagagatgttggGAAAAAAAACGTTTGTTTTTTTATACAAAAATAAGTTTGCTGCTGTCAGAGAGATTGTACTGCTAGATGTATGTAGGTATTGCACCATTTGGAAGGTATCCTGGTGTATGTTGACTTGTTGCAATAGTTAATATGGTGGCTAATTAATAAGAGGTGTGTGCATACGGAATGATGGAATCTTCTTAGTGTAAAATAACTCTGtattacaccccccccccccccaattcagaTTAGATTTGGACACAATGGGCGCATATTAAGTGAATTTGGTACTAACAAACTTGCATTACATAGCTATTTTTTGTGAGAGTATTACATAGTTAATTAGCATCCACTAACTTAATTATGCATCACAAATTCTCTTTGAGTCATCCATTAGTTTTTTGTGGTAATGTAATAGTATGGACTTTGTTGGAATATCATCCATATGCTTGGCtacaaactactccctccatcccataatataatatCCTTAGTACAGACGGCTGTAGATAGGGGATCCGACGGCTAGAGATGCCTAGATCGCCAAATCAGACGGTCAGAAATGCAAATCGCTGAGAGAGCACCCTTTAGGCTCGGTTATACTGTCCTAAATGTCATTGGGGCCGATATGTGCATATTGGTTGTAATAACATCTAATATTATGGGCGGGACGAAgtatatgtttgttcatatctaccCTTTTTTGGAGTATTTATATGGAGCTATTGGTTTGAAAAATGCCCAAGAGCTATTTGCTGCTTGGTCGGTTAGGTACGTATATAGTTAAAAATGTTGGTTGCTATATAAAACATTTTATAGTATAGAAGCTGTTAATGTTCCAAGGAACAAGGCCCTAAATACTCTCCCCAACATTAGGCACATTTGTAGGGTCGAAGCGCCACCTTGTTGATTCTCGCTGTTTTTAACTCTAAATCTACATGTTTTTTCTTTGCCCACTTGGCATTAGCTGTAGAAGGCATATTGGCATGCTTCTGCACATCTAAGATCCCATCTAGAAGAAAAATACTTTACATCTCCCCATCAGAGTTGATTTTAGATAAAACAATGTAGCATATCAGTATGTACTTGTCTATAAACATTGGTACTAAAGTATGAACTTGACATTAGCATTTCCAGTGTTGTTCACTAAAATAAACAAAGGGGGTATCACAATCACATTGTTTACAAGGAGTCATAATGTGTCACCCTTCAGCAATAAGTTGAGTAGTTTTTCTAgtcagaaacaaaaataaaactgTCTCGGAACTAGTACTAAATCTGCCACCTGAGAAGAAAATGTTTATAAACATACTTAAAACAAATGTTTATGGATCATGACTAGTAGTCGCCTAGGATCAATGATTCATACCATCTATATCGGTGCATTATTAGTGTGTATTAGAGCAACTATAATCAAGTAACTATACGGCTCTCTATACCCAATTTTTTGGGGCAAATGAAACCTCTTTGGACGGACGAATTTTCGTAGGATTCCGGTCTTCACGATTTCCTTACCAAGTGCCCTTTGGATCAAAGGAGTGGTGGTACCCAAATTCAATGGCGGAGCCAGAAACTGAATATAGAGGGGGCCAAACATGTCATATAGTGTTAGAGGGGGCCAAATATCACCTAAATATAGCTAATTTTGACTGA is from Triticum aestivum cultivar Chinese Spring chromosome 1B, IWGSC CS RefSeq v2.1, whole genome shotgun sequence and encodes:
- the LOC123088993 gene encoding LOB domain-containing protein 15-like; its protein translation is MSTASEWQQDHDVGKKIKSESAAEADRMMAAARRSSSLPAAGAGPGSTPSFNTMTPCAACKLLRRRCAQECPFSPFFSPLEPHKFASVHKVFGASNVSKMLLEVHESQRGDAANSLVYEANLRLRDPVYGCMGAILTLQQQVHALEAELAAVRAEILKHRYRPAAAAAASAVPNVPPSSHASQLLAAGGHRPAGSLGLAAPAVGPVASASSSTTVYATASSSTDYSSITHENVPYFG